caattttttcatttcaATTGCCCCACAGTCCACGCCTTGATCTCCTGTCTTGATTCACGTAATACCACATCTTTCCCAAATGTGTCACGTGCGCTCTCCGTATCTTGGTTATCAGTGACAAGCCTCCACAACCACAAATCTTTCCAACCCACTAGCTTCATGGGCCAGGGACCgtcgcagccaaagatcACCGCCCAGGATAAGGCGATTTTCCAGCTCAAGCGGCAGCGTGACAACCTCAAACAGTACCAGCGCAAGCTCAACGTCATCATCGACAAACAGCATGCTTTAGCGAAACAAGCGATCCAGGAGGGGAAAACTGATAAGGCCAAACTCTACCTTCGTCTGCGAAAACAGCAGGAGCTGCTTGTCAACAAGACATACGAGCAGTTGGGCAATTTGGAAAACCTAATAGGCACCATTgagttcaagttgataGAGAAGGATGTAGTGTATGGGTTGACCCAGGGCAAtgaggtgttgaagaaactcaacaGCGAGATGAGCGTGGACAAGATTGACAAAGTGATAGACgacttggaggaggagaagttgaaggtggaCGAGGTTTCTGATCTTTTGGGCATGGGCTCGTTGAGCAATCTGGAGGAACATGAGGTGGACGAGGAAATGGCTGCTTTGGAGAGAGAGTTAGCGCCAGAGAAGGCgccaaaagaagctcagaAGGAGGAGCACAAAATATCGCTTCCGGATGCCCCCACAGAGGAGCCTCAGGGAGAAGAACCAGCGGTGGTGGAGCCGCAgccagagaaagagagaccCAAGGAGGAAGCAGCGATGCTAGCATAAATGACACTGTGAAGCTGCCCACTGTGAGCTTAAATTTCAACCACTTCTGACGTTGCATTAATTCGTTGCATTTATACATAATAATACACATTGCGAGATGAATCAAGCAAATGTGTCTGAGCTTTTTTTAGTTGGGGCTTTCGTTGTGATACCGGCTTCCTCAATAAGTAAGCTAGAGGCTTGGTCGTATCATCAATACACTTCCTCTCATGTCCATATAATTTATATACATATGATTTTTATGGACTCATTGGAACTATACTGTATCGGAGCCAGATTCTTCGGGTCTCTCTACTCCTCATCGAGCCACTCGAGAAACTCTGGCGTGAAGTAACTGATGAACAAGCGGGCGCCGGCTCTCAAAAATCCGTTGTGAGACTCGAACGCAATGGCCTTCAAGTCAGCAACACCCTTCTCAGCGGCAGCGTGCAACATGGCGTACTCTCCACTCACCTGATAGACCGCAAGCGGGAAGTCTTTACAAATTTTCAGCGCCTCGTTGACGATGTCAAGGTAGAAAGTGGAAGGTTTCACGATGAAGGCATCAGCACCCTCCTCAATGTCTCTGACAAGAGCCCTTCGGGCCAAGCCAGCGCCTCCCGAGGGCAACTGGTACAGCTTTCTGTCGCCATGCGAAGGAGCCAGCCCAGCAATGTCCCTGAAAGGCCCGTAGAGGGAGCCCAGAAACTTGGCCAGGTACGACATCACAAGCACCTTGTTCTCGAGCTTGGCGGCAATGAGCCCcaacttgatctccttgattcGCCCGTCCATCATATCTGACGGAGCCACGCAGTGTGCTCCAGCTTTGGCGTAGTTGACCGCCACAGCACCGATTCTCAATACACTGGGCTCCCTTTTCAACAGACCGTCGTCGTTCAAAATGCCGCAGTGGCCGTGGTCCGTGTACTCACAGAGACACACGTCGCACATGATGTACAACGACGGAAACTCCCgtttcaacaacttgatcGCCTGGATCACCGGCCCGTCAGGATCGTCAGCAGCCGAGCCCACGCTGTCCTTGACGCCGTCTTTCAAAATGACGCCAAACAAAATCACCGCCCGGAGCCccttctccacaagcgGCCTTACGTAAGCAgccaacttgttgatgccGTGTCTCTTGATTCTAGGTAACGACGGGATCTCAGTTTCCTCGTCCTCCACATCGCTCACGAACAAGGGGAAGATGAACATCAGCTTGGTGAGCTGTCTTTCGCTCTGCCAGACTCGGGCCAACGGATGATTGTACCCGCCCTGGAGCACCAGCGAGATGTCTGTGCCGCTTGGAGGAAGGTATTCGGCCTGGTGCATTGGAAGAAGGTGTAGTTTGGAGGTTGGAGATGTGCGAAAAGTGT
This DNA window, taken from Candidozyma auris chromosome 7, complete sequence, encodes the following:
- the VPS20 gene encoding ESCRT-III subunit protein VPS20; this translates as MGQGPSQPKITAQDKAIFQLKRQRDNLKQYQRKLNVIIDKQHALAKQAIQEGKTDKAKLYLRSRKQQESLVNKTYEQLGNLENLIGTIEFKLIEKDVVYGLTQGNEVLKKLNSEMSVDKIDKVIDDLEEEKLKVDEVSDLLGMGSLSNSEEHEVDEEMAALERELAPEKAPKEAQKEEHKISLPDAPTEEPQGEEPAVVEPQPEKERPKEEAAMLA
- the HEM2 gene encoding porphobilinogen synthase HEM2; its protein translation is MHQAEYLPPSGTDISSVLQGGYNHPLARVWQSERQLTKSMFIFPLFVSDVEDEETEIPSLPRIKRHGINKLAAYVRPLVEKGLRAVILFGVILKDGVKDSVGSAADDPDGPVIQAIKLLKREFPSLYIMCDVCLCEYTDHGHCGILNDDGSLKREPSVLRIGAVAVNYAKAGAHCVAPSDMMDGRIKEIKLGLIAAKLENKVLVMSYSAKFSGSLYGPFRDIAGSAPSHGDRKSYQLPSGGAGLARRALVRDIEEGADAFIVKPSTFYLDIVNEASKICKDFPLAVYQVSGEYAMLHAAAEKGVADLKAIAFESHNGFLRAGARLFISYFTPEFLEWLDEE